A window of the Deinococcus gobiensis I-0 genome harbors these coding sequences:
- a CDS encoding pyridoxal phosphate-dependent aminotransferase, with amino-acid sequence MPELLPRARASQESIFARMSRLAVQHGAVNLGQGFPSDAPPAFLLDAARGAVGRLDQYAPPAGLPVLREALGADLGVDGADVVVTSGATEALNVLALTLYGPGDEVLTLEPVFDVYVPQARLAGATPVMVPMRLDARGWGLDLPALRAAVTPRTRALLLNTPHNPTGAVFSRAELEEVVALARQHDLWIVSDEVYDELYFGDRPVALRTLAPERTFTVGSAGKRLEATGWRVGWIACPPGTGLAGNVAGIRQQGSFCAPTPLQAAVAAALPVARRDGFYAGLRQEYAGRMALLAGGLEALGATVYRPGGTYFLTAQLGPAAPDAGTLVERGGVATIPLEAFYPTHGAPQGMVRLAFCKSRGEIEQALDRLAAALVPA; translated from the coding sequence ATGCCCGAACTTCTGCCGCGCGCCCGCGCCTCGCAAGAGAGTATTTTTGCCCGCATGAGCCGCCTGGCGGTCCAGCACGGGGCGGTCAATCTGGGGCAGGGCTTTCCCTCGGACGCGCCGCCCGCCTTTTTGCTCGACGCCGCGCGCGGGGCGGTGGGGCGGCTCGACCAGTACGCGCCCCCGGCAGGCCTGCCCGTGCTGCGGGAGGCCCTCGGAGCCGACCTGGGGGTGGACGGGGCCGACGTGGTGGTCACCTCCGGCGCGACCGAGGCCCTGAACGTGCTGGCCCTGACGCTCTACGGTCCGGGCGACGAGGTCCTGACCCTGGAGCCGGTGTTCGACGTGTACGTGCCCCAGGCGCGGCTGGCGGGGGCCACCCCGGTCATGGTCCCCATGCGCCTGGACGCCCGGGGCTGGGGGCTGGACCTCCCGGCGCTGCGCGCAGCCGTCACGCCGCGCACGCGGGCGCTGCTGCTGAACACCCCCCACAACCCGACTGGAGCCGTGTTCTCCCGCGCCGAGCTGGAAGAGGTCGTGGCCCTGGCCCGGCAGCACGACCTGTGGATCGTCAGCGACGAGGTCTACGACGAGCTGTACTTCGGTGATCGGCCCGTGGCGCTGCGGACCCTGGCCCCCGAGCGGACCTTCACGGTCGGCAGCGCGGGCAAGCGGCTGGAAGCGACCGGCTGGCGCGTGGGCTGGATCGCCTGCCCTCCCGGTACCGGTCTCGCGGGCAACGTCGCGGGCATCCGGCAGCAGGGGTCCTTCTGCGCGCCGACGCCCCTCCAGGCGGCGGTCGCGGCGGCGCTGCCCGTGGCCCGGCGAGACGGCTTCTACGCCGGGCTGCGTCAGGAGTACGCCGGGCGCATGGCGCTGTTGGCCGGGGGGCTGGAGGCGCTGGGGGCCACCGTCTACCGGCCGGGCGGCACGTATTTCCTGACGGCTCAACTGGGTCCGGCCGCCCCCGACGCCGGAACGCTGGTGGAGAGGGGCGGTGTGGCGACCATCCCGCTCGAAGCCTTCTATCCCACCCACGGCGCGCCGCAGGGGATGGTGCGGCTGGCCTTCTGCAAGTCGCGCGGCGAGATCGAACAGGCGCTGGACCGGCTCGCGGCGGCCCTGGTGCCCGCCTGA
- a CDS encoding N-acetyltransferase: protein MTLSLDSIAVPDLHPQAPLSTRKARLSDIEAIHELIGYWAARGLMLVRSRALLAETIRDFHLVLAEPHEGKPGGLAGVCGLHMLAPDLAEVRGLAIHPHMQGRGLGRDLVAACEREARDIALPGLFAWTYQQGFFEKCGFTRIDKTNLHPKVWSECQRCAFFENCNEIAMFRSLE from the coding sequence GTGACCCTCTCGCTCGATTCCATCGCCGTGCCCGACCTGCACCCGCAGGCGCCGCTCTCGACCCGCAAGGCCCGCCTCAGCGACATCGAGGCGATTCATGAGCTGATCGGCTACTGGGCGGCGCGCGGGCTGATGCTCGTGCGTTCGCGCGCCCTGCTGGCCGAGACCATCCGCGACTTCCACCTCGTGCTGGCCGAGCCGCACGAGGGCAAGCCGGGCGGGCTGGCGGGCGTGTGTGGCCTGCACATGCTGGCCCCCGACTTGGCCGAGGTGCGCGGGCTGGCCATCCATCCCCACATGCAGGGGCGCGGGCTGGGGCGCGACCTCGTGGCCGCCTGCGAGCGTGAGGCCCGCGACATCGCGCTGCCGGGGCTGTTCGCCTGGACCTACCAGCAGGGCTTTTTCGAGAAGTGCGGCTTTACCCGCATCGACAAGACCAACCTGCACCCCAAGGTCTGGAGCGAGTGCCAGCGCTGCGCCTTCTTCGAAAACTGCAACGAGATCGCCATGTTCCGGTCGCTGGAATGA
- a CDS encoding GNAT family N-acetyltransferase, whose amino-acid sequence MTFPDYTLRPATVADAVLIQHQRDAMFTDMGQDPAQIAQVHEVGAAWLRGALGRGLYTGVLAEDGAEVVAGAGVLWQDLPPNANTALTVRAYVLNVYVRPDHRGRRLARRLVEHLLAECAARGVRLVSLHASEAGRPIYEALGFTPTNELRLTLPGEGGA is encoded by the coding sequence GTGACCTTCCCCGACTACACCCTGCGCCCGGCGACCGTCGCCGACGCGGTCCTCATCCAGCACCAGCGCGACGCCATGTTCACCGACATGGGCCAGGACCCCGCGCAGATCGCGCAGGTGCATGAGGTCGGGGCGGCGTGGCTGCGCGGCGCACTGGGCCGGGGCCTGTATACCGGCGTGCTGGCCGAAGACGGCGCAGAGGTCGTCGCCGGGGCGGGGGTGCTGTGGCAGGACCTGCCGCCGAACGCGAACACGGCCCTGACCGTGCGGGCCTACGTCCTGAACGTGTACGTGCGGCCCGACCACCGGGGCCGCAGGCTCGCGCGGCGGCTGGTCGAGCATCTGCTGGCCGAGTGCGCGGCGCGCGGCGTGCGCCTCGTGTCCCTGCACGCCTCCGAGGCGGGGCGGCCCATCTACGAGGCCCTGGGCTTCACGCCGACCAACGAACTGCGCCTGACGCTGCCCGGAGAGGGGGGAGCGTGA
- a CDS encoding GNAT family N-acetyltransferase, with product MSLPAGYPLREVTLADADAVAVHRYPEVADAAERPPYAAWLAGALAAGRYLGLMAVCRGEVVAGAGLTLLEWGPTRGQLEPLRGRLVNVWTHPEHRRLGLARTLCAGLLARARARGIGTVGLGSTPQARDLYLALGFAPQPAEMKWEAPR from the coding sequence GTGAGCCTGCCCGCCGGATACCCCCTGCGCGAAGTCACGCTGGCCGATGCCGACGCGGTGGCTGTCCACCGCTACCCAGAAGTGGCCGACGCCGCCGAGCGCCCGCCCTACGCCGCCTGGCTCGCGGGGGCGCTCGCCGCTGGCCGCTACCTGGGACTCATGGCCGTATGCCGGGGCGAGGTCGTCGCGGGGGCAGGCCTGACCCTGCTGGAGTGGGGGCCGACCCGTGGACAGCTGGAGCCGCTGCGGGGCCGCCTCGTCAACGTCTGGACGCACCCGGAGCACCGCCGACTCGGGCTGGCCCGGACCCTGTGCGCGGGGTTGCTTGCACGGGCACGGGCGCGGGGTATCGGCACGGTCGGCCTGGGCAGCACGCCGCAGGCCCGCGACCTCTACCTCGCGCTGGGTTTTGCCCCGCAGCCCGCCGAGATGAAGTGGGAGGCCCCGCGATGA
- a CDS encoding GNAT family N-acetyltransferase, whose product MTDANVSIRLANDTDRDTVIRVFHDAGLDTDAALAEGTTYWVMERGGQAIGAIGLEHGDGASLLRGAAVVPQARQGGLGRRLVMSAINYAQGRGDRAIYMFSKGGDWGSFGFTQVPLAVVMGDIPDAPQIQAYRAKGERPGGTTWMRQLG is encoded by the coding sequence ATGACCGACGCCAATGTCAGCATTCGACTTGCCAACGACACCGACCGGGACACCGTCATTCGCGTCTTCCACGACGCCGGGCTGGACACGGACGCCGCCCTGGCCGAGGGCACGACCTACTGGGTGATGGAACGGGGCGGCCAGGCCATCGGGGCCATCGGGCTGGAGCACGGCGACGGGGCCTCGCTGCTGCGCGGGGCGGCCGTGGTGCCGCAGGCGCGGCAGGGCGGCCTAGGCCGGCGGCTGGTCATGAGCGCCATCAACTACGCGCAGGGGCGGGGCGACCGGGCCATCTACATGTTCTCGAAGGGAGGGGACTGGGGGTCGTTCGGGTTCACGCAGGTGCCCCTAGCCGTCGTGATGGGGGATATCCCCGACGCCCCGCAGATTCAGGCCTACCGCGCCAAGGGCGAGCGCCCGGGCGGCACCACCTGGATGCGGCAGCTGGGCTGA
- a CDS encoding GNAT family N-acetyltransferase: protein MNGYGYTLRPALPEDAPVLARFRAGMFLDMQAPLEEGWEECWTAYFREALVDGRYWAMLATVGGRPVACAGLMVLPMVPLPSDRSGGRAHVQGVYTLPEYRGRGLAEMLTRAVLKEAQRRGYRAANLNASVSGRGIYERLGFVEAASPELRLNLAGAAL, encoded by the coding sequence ATGAACGGGTACGGCTACACCCTGCGCCCGGCGCTCCCTGAGGATGCGCCGGTCCTGGCCCGTTTCCGGGCGGGCATGTTCCTGGACATGCAGGCCCCACTGGAAGAGGGCTGGGAGGAGTGCTGGACGGCCTACTTTCGGGAGGCGCTCGTGGACGGCCGCTACTGGGCCATGCTGGCGACCGTGGGTGGCCGCCCTGTCGCCTGCGCCGGGCTGATGGTGCTGCCGATGGTGCCGCTGCCCTCCGACCGCTCGGGTGGGCGCGCCCATGTGCAGGGGGTCTATACCCTGCCGGAGTACCGGGGCCGGGGACTGGCCGAAATGCTGACCCGCGCTGTGCTGAAAGAGGCGCAGCGCCGGGGCTACCGGGCCGCCAACCTGAACGCTTCCGTGTCGGGACGGGGGATCTACGAACGCCTGGGCTTTGTCGAGGCGGCGTCACCAGAGCTGCGCCTGAATCTGGCGGGAGCAGCCCTGTGA
- a CDS encoding GNAT family N-acetyltransferase, whose translation MTLTPGPINTMHVKLRQAAPEDFPVILDLLERCGLFTSSVTPEGGTYWVAELNGVPGGCIGLEHGEGASLIRSTAVIPEARSQGLGRALVQSALTHASLRGDRVVYLFSQEAGDYWTRFSFAPATAAEVEAALPDAPQVRSGLLRGWIHEEQVWRRDIPQPPSGAAGPQGAAG comes from the coding sequence ATGACCCTCACCCCAGGACCCATCAACACCATGCACGTCAAGCTGCGCCAGGCCGCGCCCGAAGATTTTCCCGTGATTCTGGACCTGCTGGAACGCTGCGGCCTGTTCACCTCCAGCGTGACCCCGGAGGGTGGAACCTACTGGGTCGCGGAACTCAACGGCGTGCCGGGCGGCTGCATCGGGCTGGAACACGGCGAGGGCGCCTCGCTGATCCGCTCGACCGCCGTGATCCCGGAGGCCCGCTCGCAGGGCCTGGGCCGCGCCCTGGTGCAGAGCGCCCTGACGCACGCCTCGCTGCGCGGCGACCGCGTGGTGTACCTGTTCAGCCAGGAGGCAGGCGACTACTGGACACGCTTTTCCTTCGCCCCCGCCACGGCGGCCGAGGTCGAGGCGGCCCTCCCCGACGCCCCGCAGGTCCGCAGCGGCCTGCTGCGCGGCTGGATTCACGAGGAACAGGTCTGGCGGCGCGACATTCCGCAGCCACCGTCGGGAGCGGCCGGGCCACAAGGGGCGGCCGGGTGA
- a CDS encoding HIT family protein has product MNVTLPLDGRLLPQREREWADWLARPHENPLTTRADFSGGEVVLENDLCIYTQDARYADGLPYSGLIVTRRPCQTVFDLTPQEVAAVHTLLAEVRALLAETVRPDGYTVGWNVYPAGGQHIPHVHLHVIPRWKTEASAGAGLRYFLKAARLEAEREAERRREC; this is encoded by the coding sequence ATGAACGTCACTCTTCCCCTGGACGGCCGCCTGTTGCCCCAGCGTGAGCGGGAGTGGGCCGACTGGCTCGCCCGCCCGCACGAGAACCCGCTGACGACCCGCGCCGATTTTTCTGGGGGAGAGGTCGTGCTGGAAAACGACCTGTGCATCTACACGCAGGACGCCCGCTACGCCGACGGCCTGCCGTACTCCGGGCTGATCGTCACGCGGCGGCCCTGCCAGACCGTCTTCGACCTGACCCCGCAGGAGGTGGCGGCGGTCCATACCCTGCTGGCCGAGGTCCGGGCGCTGCTGGCCGAAACGGTGCGGCCCGACGGGTACACGGTGGGCTGGAACGTCTATCCGGCAGGCGGCCAGCACATTCCGCACGTTCACCTGCACGTCATCCCGCGCTGGAAGACCGAGGCCTCGGCCGGTGCGGGGCTGCGGTACTTCCTCAAAGCGGCCCGGCTGGAGGCTGAGCGGGAAGCCGAGCGACGACGGGAATGCTGA
- a CDS encoding GNAT family N-acetyltransferase, whose amino-acid sequence MSAPVHVALRAVTPADLPAFHAVMMAAGMDPRSSWSRVTVADLQASLFAPDAGGLVAQTEAGVVGVVGYRPDGPRTLTLNKLATVPTVRGQGVGRQLVEAVEAHARAQGYGRVLLAVSQYNLDVLPFYEGLGYRRSAEAYAHAHPASPPPVVLVKELP is encoded by the coding sequence ATGAGCGCGCCTGTGCATGTCGCTCTGCGCGCCGTGACCCCCGCCGACCTCCCCGCCTTCCACGCCGTGATGATGGCGGCGGGCATGGACCCGCGCAGCAGCTGGAGCCGCGTGACGGTGGCCGACCTCCAGGCGTCGCTGTTCGCCCCCGATGCGGGCGGTCTCGTCGCCCAGACCGAGGCCGGGGTGGTGGGCGTGGTCGGTTACCGGCCCGACGGCCCCCGCACCCTGACCCTGAACAAGCTGGCGACCGTGCCCACCGTGCGGGGCCAGGGCGTCGGGCGGCAGCTGGTCGAGGCGGTCGAGGCCCACGCCCGCGCCCAGGGCTACGGCCGGGTCCTGCTGGCGGTCAGCCAGTACAACCTGGACGTGTTGCCCTTCTACGAAGGCCTGGGCTACCGCCGCAGCGCCGAAGCCTATGCCCACGCCCACCCCGCCAGCCCGCCCCCGGTGGTGCTGGTCAAGGAACTGCCATGA
- a CDS encoding argininosuccinate synthase, translating into MATEQGKDKIVLAYSGGLDTSIILKWLQTERNYDVVCFTADLGQGDEVEEARVKALNTGAVAAYALDLREEFVRDYVFPMFRSSALYEGYYLLGTSIARPLIAKKMVEIAQKEGAVAVSHGATGKGNDQVRFEMTAYALKPDIVTVAPWRDWEFQGRADLEAFAREHGIPVPTTKKDPWSTDANMLHISYEGGVLEDPWAEPPAHMFKLTVSPEEAPNEAEYVEVEFLNGDPVAIDGEKLSPAALLTKANEIGGRHGIGRIDLVENRFVGMKSRGVYETPGGTLLYHARRAVESLTLDREVLHQRDALGPKYAELVYNGFWFAPEREALQVYIDHVAQSVTGTARLKLYKGNCTVVGRKAPQSLYDKDLVSFEAGGDYNQHDAGAFIKLNALRMRVQARVAAKAEASREVESV; encoded by the coding sequence ATGGCGACCGAACAAGGCAAAGACAAGATCGTTCTCGCGTACAGCGGCGGCCTCGACACCTCCATCATCCTCAAGTGGCTCCAGACCGAGCGCAACTATGACGTGGTGTGCTTCACCGCCGACCTGGGCCAGGGCGACGAGGTCGAGGAGGCGCGCGTCAAGGCGCTGAACACGGGCGCGGTGGCGGCCTACGCGCTGGACCTGCGCGAGGAATTCGTGCGCGACTACGTGTTCCCCATGTTCCGTTCCTCGGCGCTGTACGAGGGCTACTACCTGCTGGGCACGTCCATCGCCCGTCCGCTGATCGCCAAGAAGATGGTCGAGATCGCCCAGAAGGAGGGCGCGGTGGCGGTGTCGCACGGCGCGACCGGCAAGGGCAACGACCAGGTGCGCTTCGAGATGACCGCCTACGCCCTGAAGCCCGACATCGTGACCGTGGCCCCCTGGCGCGACTGGGAATTCCAGGGCCGCGCCGACCTGGAGGCCTTCGCGCGCGAGCACGGCATTCCCGTGCCGACCACCAAGAAGGACCCCTGGAGCACCGACGCCAACATGCTGCACATCTCCTACGAGGGCGGCGTGCTCGAAGACCCCTGGGCCGAGCCGCCCGCGCACATGTTCAAGCTGACCGTCTCGCCCGAGGAGGCCCCGAACGAGGCCGAGTACGTCGAGGTCGAGTTCCTGAACGGCGACCCGGTGGCGATCGACGGCGAGAAGCTCTCGCCCGCCGCCCTGCTGACGAAGGCGAACGAGATCGGGGGCCGCCACGGCATCGGCCGCATCGACCTCGTCGAGAACCGTTTCGTGGGCATGAAGTCGCGCGGCGTGTACGAGACGCCCGGCGGCACGCTGCTGTACCACGCCCGCCGCGCCGTCGAGAGCCTGACCCTGGACCGCGAGGTGCTCCACCAGCGCGACGCTCTGGGGCCGAAGTACGCCGAACTCGTCTACAACGGCTTCTGGTTCGCCCCCGAGCGCGAGGCCCTTCAGGTCTACATCGACCACGTGGCCCAGAGCGTGACCGGCACGGCCCGCCTGAAGCTGTACAAGGGCAACTGCACGGTCGTGGGCCGCAAGGCGCCGCAGAGCCTCTACGACAAGGACCTCGTGAGCTTCGAGGCGGGCGGCGACTACAACCAGCACGACGCCGGGGCCTTCATCAAGCTCAATGCCCTGCGGATGCGGGTACAGGCGCGGGTGGCGGCCAAGGCCGAGGCCAGCCGGGAAGTCGAGTCGGTCTGA
- the argH gene encoding argininosuccinate lyase has product MTKTQDKKLWGGRFAEATAELVELFNASVGFDQRLAEQDIRGSLAHVAMLGQVGILSAEEVAQITGGLNAVLADIRTGAFEWRLDREDVHMNVEAALRDRIGPVAGKLHTARSRNDQVAVDFRLFTKEAALDLADKTRALRTVMLDEAEKHLETGVILPGYTHLQVAQPILLAHWFMAYVAMLERDEGRFRDAAERMDESPLGSSALAGTPWPIDRFATAGALGFARPTANSLDGVGSRDFAIEFLSACAILSAHLSRLSEELILYSTFEFGFLTLPDSHTTGSSIMPQKKNPDVSELARGKAGRVFGNLMGLLTVVKGTPLAYNKDLQEDKEGVFDSYDTLSIVLRLYAEMMPKTVWHAEKTREAAARGYSTATDVADFLARQGVPFREAHEVVGGLVGLASRSGRQLWELSDAELKAAHPLLSAEVAQTLTVEESVRGRQSYGGTAPEQVARAIADAKRALE; this is encoded by the coding sequence ATGACCAAGACTCAGGACAAGAAACTCTGGGGCGGGCGCTTCGCCGAAGCCACCGCCGAACTCGTCGAACTCTTCAATGCCTCGGTGGGCTTCGACCAGCGCCTCGCAGAGCAGGACATCCGGGGCAGCCTCGCGCACGTCGCCATGCTGGGGCAGGTCGGCATCCTGAGCGCCGAGGAGGTCGCGCAGATCACGGGCGGCCTGAACGCCGTGCTGGCCGACATCCGCACTGGAGCTTTCGAGTGGCGGCTCGACCGTGAGGACGTTCATATGAACGTCGAGGCTGCGCTGCGCGACCGCATCGGGCCGGTGGCGGGCAAGCTGCACACTGCCCGCAGCCGCAACGACCAGGTGGCGGTGGACTTCCGGCTGTTCACCAAGGAAGCCGCGCTGGACCTCGCCGACAAGACGCGCGCCCTGCGGACGGTCATGCTCGACGAGGCCGAGAAGCACCTGGAGACCGGTGTCATCCTGCCCGGCTACACGCACCTTCAGGTCGCGCAGCCCATCCTGCTCGCCCACTGGTTCATGGCCTACGTGGCGATGCTGGAACGCGACGAGGGCCGTTTCCGGGACGCCGCCGAGCGCATGGACGAGTCGCCGCTGGGCAGCTCGGCGCTGGCGGGCACGCCCTGGCCCATCGACCGCTTCGCCACCGCCGGGGCGCTGGGCTTCGCGCGCCCGACCGCCAACAGCCTCGACGGGGTGGGCAGCCGCGACTTCGCCATCGAGTTCCTGTCGGCCTGCGCGATCCTCTCGGCGCACCTTTCGCGCCTCTCCGAAGAACTGATCCTGTATTCGACCTTCGAATTCGGCTTCCTGACCCTGCCCGACAGCCACACCACGGGGTCGAGCATCATGCCGCAGAAGAAGAACCCCGACGTGTCCGAGCTGGCACGCGGCAAGGCGGGGCGCGTCTTCGGCAACCTGATGGGCCTGCTCACCGTGGTCAAGGGCACGCCGCTGGCCTACAACAAGGACCTCCAGGAAGACAAGGAGGGCGTGTTCGACAGTTACGACACCCTGAGCATCGTGCTGCGCCTGTACGCCGAGATGATGCCCAAGACCGTTTGGCACGCCGAAAAGACCCGAGAGGCCGCCGCCCGGGGCTACTCCACCGCGACCGACGTGGCCGATTTCCTGGCCCGGCAGGGCGTGCCCTTCCGCGAGGCGCACGAGGTCGTGGGCGGGCTGGTCGGGCTGGCGAGCCGCAGCGGCCGGCAACTGTGGGAGCTGAGCGACGCCGAGCTGAAGGCCGCCCACCCCCTGCTGTCGGCCGAGGTCGCGCAGACGCTGACCGTCGAGGAAAGCGTGCGCGGGCGCCAGAGCTACGGCGGCACGGCCCCCGAACAGGTCGCGCGCGCGATTGCTGACGCGAAGCGGGCGTTGGAGTAA